A window of Fibrobacter sp. UWR3 contains these coding sequences:
- the rpe gene encoding ribulose-phosphate 3-epimerase, with amino-acid sequence MLKQIIAPSVLNANFLELGNGLKAIENGGAGLVHLDIMDGHFVPNISFGPGISACVGKGTKLPLDCHLMIENPENYVGEFAKAGASIISVHAETTNHLDRLLHQIRELGVKPAVAINPATPLESIKYVLDIVDMVLIMSVNPGFGGQSLIPYCLDKIRELRAMKPELDIQIDGGVKLDNILACKEAGANVFVVGSAIFGKSDPEAVCREFVKLVNG; translated from the coding sequence ATGCTCAAACAAATTATCGCCCCCAGCGTGCTGAACGCTAACTTCCTCGAACTCGGTAACGGCCTCAAGGCCATCGAAAACGGCGGCGCAGGCCTCGTGCACCTCGACATCATGGACGGACACTTCGTGCCGAACATCAGTTTCGGCCCGGGGATTTCCGCATGCGTGGGCAAGGGCACCAAGCTCCCGCTCGATTGCCACCTGATGATCGAGAATCCCGAAAACTACGTGGGCGAATTTGCGAAGGCGGGTGCAAGCATCATCAGCGTGCACGCCGAAACCACAAACCACCTCGACCGCCTGCTGCACCAGATTAGGGAACTCGGCGTGAAGCCCGCGGTGGCTATCAACCCGGCGACCCCGCTAGAAAGCATAAAGTACGTGCTCGACATCGTGGACATGGTGCTCATCATGTCGGTGAACCCTGGCTTTGGTGGCCAGAGCCTTATCCCGTACTGCCTCGACAAAATCCGCGAACTGCGCGCGATGAAGCCGGAACTCGACATCCAGATTGACGGCGGCGTGAAGCTCGACAATATCCTCGCCTGCAAGGAAGCGGGCGCGAACGTGTTCGTGGTGGGCTCCGCGATTTTCGGGAAGAGCGACCCCGAGGCGGTATGCCGCGAGTTCGTGAAATTAGTTAACGGGTAG
- a CDS encoding FISUMP domain-containing protein, whose protein sequence is MLKRTAITLIAACASVFAGDISISLPSSENLGEKISFLKDLRENANLDATQQKNFNDLWTQANNVAAMNNRCGSILLNDIPDEACQHFYEVELPAFEAKFFELTGEFKLNAVKASNALSDKRAMIEACAAALTPETYQVSNIMTVIGEVSPEPLDDGMAMIRYNLALAINRAKREAIEAQLSKWYEACGEGVLSQGDYSPLFVQRIKKQVSRAGNYIDIIGGKIVVVQAKQERFSYYVNDRFLFGKSILAGAKLLSIDKAGVVRFINTSGIQWKDYAIFNEEEIQKRGFNGRMLWGDRTAPLRTVRAFKSGRIFKSVIIGKQEWSAVDLGAGDWRRAVQSCPAGWHLPTDDDWKELGNFVNANSYGAPIPPMLKAARGWANPGIDLYGFSARLAKYTEYGTQAPPQKKECARYWSNTQVNNMVASYWELCDDKLRLGESDKRSTYSVRCVQDGNLSFKK, encoded by the coding sequence ATGCTTAAACGAACCGCCATCACGCTTATTGCCGCATGCGCATCCGTTTTCGCAGGCGACATCTCTATATCGCTCCCCTCGTCCGAGAACTTGGGTGAAAAAATCAGCTTCTTGAAAGACCTTCGCGAAAATGCAAATCTCGACGCCACGCAACAGAAGAATTTCAACGACCTGTGGACACAGGCGAATAATGTCGCCGCCATGAACAATCGCTGTGGCTCGATTCTTTTGAACGATATCCCCGACGAGGCGTGCCAGCACTTTTACGAGGTTGAACTCCCTGCATTCGAGGCGAAGTTTTTTGAACTCACCGGCGAATTCAAGCTGAATGCGGTCAAGGCTTCCAACGCGCTCTCGGATAAGCGTGCGATGATCGAGGCGTGTGCTGCTGCCCTCACTCCGGAAACATACCAGGTCTCCAATATAATGACGGTCATTGGCGAAGTTTCTCCCGAGCCTCTCGATGACGGAATGGCGATGATCAGGTATAACCTGGCGCTTGCAATCAACAGGGCGAAGCGCGAGGCTATTGAAGCGCAGCTTTCCAAGTGGTACGAGGCCTGTGGGGAGGGTGTCCTGAGTCAGGGGGACTATTCGCCGCTGTTTGTACAGAGAATCAAGAAGCAGGTCTCGCGGGCCGGTAACTATATCGACATTATTGGCGGCAAGATTGTGGTGGTACAGGCCAAGCAGGAACGCTTCAGTTACTACGTGAACGACCGATTCCTTTTCGGCAAGTCCATCCTTGCGGGTGCGAAACTCCTTTCCATTGACAAGGCGGGCGTAGTGCGTTTCATAAACACGTCGGGTATCCAGTGGAAGGATTACGCCATCTTCAATGAGGAAGAAATCCAGAAGAGAGGGTTCAACGGCCGCATGCTTTGGGGCGACCGCACTGCCCCGCTCCGCACGGTCCGTGCGTTCAAGAGCGGGAGGATTTTCAAGAGCGTCATTATCGGCAAGCAGGAATGGAGTGCGGTGGATCTAGGTGCTGGTGATTGGAGGCGCGCCGTGCAGTCTTGCCCGGCGGGCTGGCACCTGCCCACGGATGACGACTGGAAAGAACTCGGGAATTTCGTGAATGCTAATAGCTATGGCGCCCCTATCCCGCCCATGCTCAAGGCCGCCCGCGGGTGGGCTAATCCGGGCATCGACCTTTACGGATTCAGTGCGAGGTTGGCTAAGTACACGGAATACGGGACACAGGCTCCACCGCAAAAGAAGGAATGTGCCAGGTACTGGAGCAATACGCAAGTGAATAACATGGTTGCAAGTTACTGGGAACTTTGTGACGATAAACTCCGTTTGGGCGAGTCCGACAAGCGGAGTACATATTCTGTCCGTTGTGTACAGGATGGCAACCTTTCTTTCAAGAAATAA
- a CDS encoding carbohydrate binding domain-containing protein has translation MKKFFEIACYTALAFTAFGLGACSSDDKDKHTGGATEETQIAIEDKTIAGVSEKGPFVKGSAVRLYELNVDNLGQTGRAFTGKIASDRGDFRFTHLNLEAQYVLLEANGFYRNEVSGKNSVASISLNALVDVSDRETANINLLTHLAYERMQHLVDDGSSVAEAKKQAEQEILKAFQVADESIEGFEGLSIFESGKGNAVLLAISILMQGELSEAEFSERLADFAYDIENDGVWDDSVTATKIADWASARSEGDYYASIRKNMEDWELSDTIPEFEKSVDKFWWENYGLGDCDKKAEGELKENMNSMSELAHATFRCKDGRWLKKVYDDWTPYTDSADGGVSAISYRNAGDTIKATFDIGKKIGYDYAGLGYWLNERGEPEDYSDCEVIKYSYKGNGHKFVVGSPLGGEDGDYYMYITDSDEWKTVYIPWDYLQYECWGRVCGEGTIEGVNGQVTNFTWHFEQTGSIEIVGIGCIDRKGYLEAEKLEEPCETGEMKIAAASERMVLCTDKVWKPARCGDEGTEGKVLEDQICLGSNWYEKDCDKYLEQNPDGSMPDGYCCTEGEWTSMILAEDEKSYICPEK, from the coding sequence ATGAAGAAGTTTTTTGAAATAGCCTGTTACACTGCCCTTGCGTTTACCGCGTTCGGATTGGGCGCATGCTCCTCCGACGATAAAGACAAGCATACGGGCGGTGCTACCGAAGAGACGCAGATTGCCATCGAGGACAAGACCATTGCGGGCGTGTCCGAGAAGGGGCCTTTCGTGAAGGGTTCTGCGGTAAGGCTCTACGAACTGAACGTGGATAACTTGGGGCAGACCGGTCGTGCCTTTACGGGAAAGATTGCGAGCGATCGCGGTGACTTCCGCTTCACGCATCTCAATCTGGAAGCGCAGTATGTGTTGCTGGAGGCAAACGGTTTCTACCGCAACGAGGTGAGCGGCAAGAATTCAGTGGCATCCATCTCGCTCAATGCGCTGGTGGACGTATCCGACAGGGAGACGGCGAACATCAACCTGCTCACGCACCTTGCCTACGAACGCATGCAGCACCTGGTAGATGACGGTTCCTCCGTGGCCGAGGCGAAAAAACAGGCGGAACAGGAAATCCTCAAGGCGTTCCAAGTCGCAGATGAATCAATCGAGGGGTTCGAAGGCCTGTCTATATTTGAGTCCGGCAAGGGGAACGCGGTCCTGCTCGCCATCAGCATTCTTATGCAGGGAGAACTTTCCGAGGCGGAATTTTCGGAGAGACTTGCGGATTTTGCATACGACATCGAGAATGACGGCGTGTGGGACGACAGCGTGACTGCGACGAAGATTGCGGACTGGGCAAGCGCACGGAGTGAGGGGGACTACTATGCCTCCATTCGCAAGAACATGGAGGACTGGGAACTCTCCGATACGATTCCGGAATTCGAGAAGTCGGTTGACAAGTTCTGGTGGGAAAACTACGGACTCGGCGATTGCGACAAGAAGGCTGAAGGCGAATTGAAGGAAAACATGAACAGCATGAGCGAACTTGCACATGCGACATTCAGGTGCAAGGATGGCCGCTGGCTCAAAAAAGTCTATGATGATTGGACACCTTATACGGACTCGGCGGACGGAGGTGTCTCCGCTATTTCGTATAGGAACGCTGGCGATACCATCAAGGCGACGTTTGATATCGGGAAAAAGATAGGTTACGACTATGCGGGCTTGGGCTATTGGCTGAACGAGCGCGGTGAACCGGAGGACTATTCTGATTGCGAAGTCATAAAATACTCCTACAAGGGGAACGGCCACAAGTTTGTCGTGGGATCGCCCTTGGGTGGCGAAGATGGCGACTACTACATGTATATTACGGACAGTGATGAGTGGAAAACTGTCTATATTCCCTGGGATTACTTGCAATACGAATGTTGGGGCCGTGTTTGCGGCGAAGGAACTATCGAAGGGGTCAACGGGCAGGTGACGAACTTTACCTGGCACTTCGAGCAAACGGGTTCTATCGAGATTGTGGGAATCGGTTGCATAGATAGAAAGGGATACCTTGAAGCTGAAAAGCTCGAGGAGCCTTGTGAAACAGGCGAGATGAAAATAGCTGCCGCCAGCGAGAGGATGGTTCTTTGCACGGATAAGGTGTGGAAGCCTGCCAGGTGTGGTGACGAAGGGACAGAAGGCAAGGTTCTGGAAGATCAGATCTGCCTTGGTTCCAATTGGTATGAGAAGGACTGCGACAAGTACTTGGAACAGAATCCGGATGGAAGCATGCCCGATGGATATTGCTGCACTGAAGGTGAATGGACCAGCATGATCCTTGCAGAAGATGAAAAGAGCTATATCTGCCCGGAAAAGTGA
- a CDS encoding TIGR02147 family protein, which translates to MDSVITYQDYHAFMRDWFSDKKTHTAMTWREFSKLAGFRSPVYLKLVCEGKSGLRGPGILRVAHAMGLDGFELAYFRSLVAFNQARREAIRQKHFEEMQALSKAHCVNVLGQKSMGYFESWLNPVLRELVPHMPGKKPKQVAVQCMPKITAKQVSATIEYLTAMGLLKKSGKNKFEQTNKTVSTGKMDFVPLAVQQMHLQMGAFALDAIKNVPLSERSVSGLTLGLTQKSFQKIVKELADFRRRIIAIATEDDDMERVYRLNLQLFPLTWSVKPKKD; encoded by the coding sequence ATGGATTCCGTAATCACATACCAGGACTATCATGCCTTCATGCGCGACTGGTTCAGCGACAAAAAAACGCATACGGCGATGACGTGGCGCGAGTTCTCGAAACTTGCGGGCTTCCGCTCGCCGGTTTACCTGAAGCTGGTATGTGAGGGAAAGTCTGGGCTTCGCGGGCCCGGAATCTTGCGTGTTGCGCACGCCATGGGGCTGGACGGTTTCGAACTTGCGTATTTCAGGTCGCTTGTGGCGTTCAACCAGGCGAGGCGCGAAGCCATAAGGCAGAAGCATTTCGAAGAGATGCAGGCTTTATCTAAGGCGCACTGCGTCAATGTGCTTGGGCAGAAATCCATGGGGTATTTCGAATCGTGGCTGAACCCCGTGCTCAGGGAGCTGGTGCCCCACATGCCCGGCAAAAAGCCGAAGCAGGTGGCGGTACAGTGCATGCCGAAAATCACCGCGAAGCAGGTGTCTGCGACTATAGAGTACCTGACGGCTATGGGGCTCCTGAAAAAGTCCGGCAAGAATAAGTTTGAACAAACTAACAAGACGGTTTCTACGGGCAAGATGGATTTTGTGCCTCTCGCGGTACAGCAGATGCACCTGCAGATGGGAGCCTTCGCGCTTGACGCTATCAAGAACGTGCCGCTTTCCGAGCGCTCTGTTTCGGGCCTTACGCTAGGGCTCACGCAGAAGTCGTTCCAGAAGATAGTGAAGGAACTCGCGGATTTTAGAAGGCGTATTATCGCCATCGCTACCGAAGACGACGACATGGAACGCGTCTATCGACTGAACTTGCAACTTTTCCCGCTCACGTGGAGCGTGAAGCCGAAGAAGGATTAA
- a CDS encoding glycogen-binding domain-containing protein — MAKTTANKVAKAPAKKAAAKPAAEKKAAPKAAAAKKVAVEFVADCPLATTVSVAGSFNNWAVDKDMLKKDKKTGLWTAKISLAAGDYEYKFVCDGKNWDAGDNKIKHV; from the coding sequence ATGGCTAAGACTACTGCAAACAAGGTCGCAAAGGCCCCCGCAAAGAAGGCCGCCGCCAAGCCGGCCGCCGAAAAGAAGGCCGCTCCGAAGGCCGCCGCCGCGAAGAAGGTCGCCGTCGAATTCGTCGCCGACTGCCCGCTCGCAACGACCGTTTCCGTCGCCGGTTCCTTCAACAACTGGGCTGTCGACAAGGACATGCTCAAGAAGGACAAGAAGACTGGCCTCTGGACTGCGAAGATTTCCCTCGCCGCTGGCGACTACGAATACAAGTTCGTGTGCGACGGCAAGAACTGGGACGCAGGCGACAACAAGATCAAGCACGTCTAA
- a CDS encoding FISUMP domain-containing protein, whose amino-acid sequence MVEIRTLKALFVACHLVAGMALMGCAGKTVVIGQQTWMTDNANAPVEGAKCYRQGNNGQQCADNFMVYDWQGANSACPEGFHLPSLQEFSTLESARKAKNDVVNLACHDDGKTFDNGLCYETAFSAFWTSTQADNKTAFVWDVELDYTNLAPRAAGKKELFAVRCIKD is encoded by the coding sequence ATGGTGGAAATAAGGACATTGAAGGCGCTATTTGTCGCATGCCATCTCGTGGCCGGTATGGCGCTTATGGGGTGCGCAGGCAAGACTGTGGTTATCGGGCAACAGACCTGGATGACCGACAATGCGAATGCGCCGGTCGAAGGTGCAAAATGTTACAGGCAAGGTAATAATGGCCAGCAGTGTGCCGACAACTTCATGGTCTATGACTGGCAAGGTGCGAACAGCGCGTGCCCCGAAGGTTTTCACTTGCCGAGTCTCCAGGAATTCTCGACTCTCGAAAGTGCGCGCAAGGCGAAGAACGATGTCGTGAACCTGGCATGCCATGATGATGGCAAGACGTTCGATAACGGGCTCTGCTACGAAACAGCCTTTTCCGCATTCTGGACAAGCACGCAGGCCGACAATAAAACCGCGTTCGTGTGGGACGTGGAACTCGACTACACGAACCTCGCCCCGCGTGCTGCCGGGAAAAAAGAACTCTTTGCCGTGCGCTGCATAAAGGACTAG
- a CDS encoding TIGR02147 family protein has protein sequence MKPITEYSDYRTYMRDFYEERKRVSYFTWREFASLAGFVSPTYLKLVCDGGTRLSKPGIAKVARAMGLEGFDYTYFGLLVKFGNAKSAAEKEAALRELEQEARLNKIRIVDAEAFHYYETPACPIVRELAPIMPGAAPGEIAASIRNKTSALDVQDALQFLVKAGFLVKTGKGTYEQTEKSVKGSKEAIPLAIRSMNREMAGLAMQSIDTDSPEERNITGVTMGIDEAAYARIVETINDCRKKIIDIARECENINQVYRVNLQLFPLSDKVNNRVVKKETSNEQD, from the coding sequence ATGAAGCCAATAACCGAGTACAGTGACTACCGTACCTACATGCGCGACTTCTACGAGGAGCGCAAGAGGGTTTCTTATTTCACATGGCGCGAATTCGCAAGCCTCGCCGGTTTTGTCTCACCGACATACCTCAAGCTGGTTTGCGACGGGGGGACGCGCCTGAGCAAGCCCGGAATAGCGAAGGTTGCGCGAGCCATGGGGTTAGAGGGGTTCGACTACACCTATTTCGGGCTGCTCGTAAAATTCGGGAACGCGAAAAGTGCCGCGGAGAAGGAGGCGGCACTTCGCGAACTCGAACAGGAGGCCAGGCTCAACAAGATACGCATCGTCGATGCCGAAGCCTTCCACTACTACGAAACGCCCGCCTGCCCCATCGTGCGCGAACTCGCCCCGATAATGCCAGGAGCGGCACCGGGCGAAATCGCAGCGAGCATCAGGAACAAGACATCGGCACTCGACGTGCAGGATGCGCTCCAGTTCCTGGTGAAGGCGGGGTTTCTCGTAAAGACGGGCAAGGGAACCTACGAGCAGACGGAAAAATCCGTGAAGGGCTCGAAAGAGGCCATCCCGCTCGCCATCCGGTCCATGAACCGCGAAATGGCGGGCCTCGCCATGCAATCCATCGACACGGATAGCCCCGAGGAGCGCAACATTACGGGCGTCACCATGGGAATCGACGAGGCCGCCTACGCCCGAATCGTAGAAACGATAAACGACTGCCGCAAAAAAATTATCGACATCGCGCGCGAATGCGAGAACATCAACCAGGTGTATCGCGTGAACCTGCAGCTTTTCCCGCTTTCGGACAAAGTAAATAATAGGGTTGTAAAAAAGGAGACAAGCAATGAGCAAGATTAA
- the lysA gene encoding diaminopimelate decarboxylase — translation MNYSIPQEVFVKAAEQYGTPLWLYDRATIEKRVKEVQVFDTVRFAQKACPNLSIVALVRKLGGVVDAVSAGEIVRALKAGFKGGQQKGKAPEIVYTADIFDRDALELVKKYDIAVNVGSPDMIQQLADFGVKSELTLRVNPGFGHGHSSKVNTGGPLSKHGVWHEQIKDCVKLAQANGMWITGLHMHIGSGSDFEHLSQVCDAMVDASRRLGSHLRTISAGGGLPIPYHEEDKDNRIDMQAYYDLWDKARKNIQQSIGHEVHLEVEPGRYLVAESGYLMAEIRAVKKQGDNLFYLLDAGFTDLVRPSFYGSYHGISIIARDGREMNEMVDAVVAGPLCESGDVFTQEEGGFVVTRKLPKAKVGDLLILHDAGAYGAAMSSNYNSRRYAAETMYTNGELKVIRERQTFEQLLQNDRVIDL, via the coding sequence ATGAATTATTCCATCCCCCAAGAAGTTTTCGTGAAGGCTGCCGAACAGTACGGCACCCCCCTCTGGCTCTATGACCGCGCGACGATTGAAAAGCGCGTGAAAGAGGTCCAGGTTTTCGACACCGTGCGTTTTGCCCAGAAGGCTTGCCCGAACCTCTCCATCGTAGCGCTGGTGCGCAAGCTCGGTGGCGTGGTGGATGCAGTCTCTGCAGGCGAAATCGTGCGCGCGTTGAAGGCGGGTTTCAAGGGTGGTCAGCAGAAGGGCAAGGCTCCCGAAATTGTCTACACCGCAGATATCTTCGACCGCGACGCGCTTGAACTCGTGAAGAAGTACGACATCGCGGTGAACGTGGGTTCGCCCGACATGATTCAGCAGCTTGCCGATTTCGGCGTGAAGTCGGAACTTACGCTCCGTGTGAACCCGGGCTTTGGTCACGGGCATTCGAGCAAGGTGAATACCGGTGGCCCGCTCAGCAAGCACGGCGTGTGGCACGAACAGATCAAGGACTGTGTCAAGCTCGCGCAGGCAAACGGGATGTGGATTACAGGGCTCCACATGCACATCGGTTCCGGCTCCGACTTCGAACACCTCTCGCAGGTTTGCGACGCGATGGTCGATGCTAGCCGCCGCCTGGGCTCTCATTTGCGCACCATCAGTGCAGGGGGCGGCCTCCCGATTCCGTACCACGAAGAAGACAAGGACAACCGCATCGACATGCAGGCCTACTACGACCTGTGGGACAAGGCCCGCAAGAACATCCAGCAGAGCATCGGCCACGAGGTTCACCTGGAAGTCGAACCCGGTCGCTATCTGGTGGCCGAAAGCGGTTACCTGATGGCCGAAATCCGCGCCGTCAAAAAACAGGGCGACAATTTATTCTACCTGCTTGACGCCGGCTTTACCGACCTGGTGCGCCCGAGCTTTTACGGCAGCTATCACGGCATTTCCATCATCGCCCGCGACGGTCGCGAAATGAACGAGATGGTCGATGCCGTCGTGGCAGGCCCGCTCTGCGAATCCGGTGACGTGTTCACGCAGGAAGAAGGTGGCTTCGTGGTGACCCGCAAGCTCCCGAAGGCGAAGGTCGGCGACCTTTTGATTCTCCATGACGCAGGCGCCTACGGTGCAGCCATGAGCAGCAACTACAACAGCCGCCGCTACGCTGCCGAGACCATGTACACGAACGGCGAGCTCAAGGTCATCCGCGAAAGGCAGACTTTCGAACAGCTGTTGCAGAACGACCGCGTTATTGACCTATAG
- a CDS encoding FISUMP domain-containing protein, translating to MSKIKLILPACFIAFFACSCSEKVTGTTEDENTVIAQGESSSSEVVGEPEPGEPESSSSASKTPNNPETIEQHIYAIIDTNTRDILIGGEYGGIGGIGCGGIGGIDTATTSTTLNLITLDSVLAGRIEVLTQGGLSKDAADTTAKWELLGVIGVDSILREHPGVDTKFIDYALDYIFGGTTKSEFFKEVAETFARTGTLEKKYYCNFSDLFQFRKNDVSTIYSASAFPNYILYDNTAYTPKGCAGGFSRPVPKFIVNNVARKCFDIPYCTTDLKDSIRIGEYMTDSIGIGNIRFICRKTGWDIPTDKEVYTYNQPCNREGKYILYGGKPISKSFVCSLDSGWYEAETIDAETFDVPCDKHGKLYTSPNNPAKTYVCRKEHFCRSYDFYNADAPCMDEGWDYANQNDIEMSKTECTTDGQTQQSENDPNMYYVCQDGRWSEFYNRPCDTDNQRIKIVNEKVWTNFTEYICFNKTWRPTYEWHTDYPAEYYFNPEIDYGSFKDPRDNYVYHTIEYKGRTWIAENMKYAGFTESELAKETRCLDDSCKNIGRYYSVNVAAKVCPEGWNLPDSSDILTLGTRQPETPHNISQLGGTGSSYSAPDTYGLSFILSGRIIDTDQPYSPWQGYTALLWMNESNEKGERLIAKVGYYEVEFWGYYTNPQTYRNTYPDTDPTAFTDQTFLAVRCVKK from the coding sequence ATGAGCAAGATTAAGCTAATTCTACCCGCATGCTTCATTGCGTTTTTCGCCTGCTCCTGTTCGGAGAAGGTGACGGGCACCACCGAAGACGAGAACACGGTCATCGCGCAGGGCGAAAGTTCCTCAAGCGAAGTCGTCGGCGAACCCGAGCCGGGCGAACCGGAATCCTCGAGTTCCGCGAGCAAAACTCCGAACAACCCAGAAACCATTGAACAGCACATCTACGCCATCATCGACACCAACACACGCGACATATTAATTGGCGGCGAATACGGCGGTATAGGCGGAATCGGCTGCGGTGGCATAGGCGGCATAGACACCGCCACGACAAGCACCACGCTGAACCTCATCACGCTCGACAGCGTCCTTGCGGGCCGCATCGAAGTACTGACCCAAGGCGGATTGTCCAAAGATGCGGCAGATACCACCGCCAAGTGGGAACTGCTCGGCGTCATCGGCGTAGACAGCATACTCCGCGAGCACCCGGGCGTCGATACAAAGTTCATCGACTATGCGCTTGACTACATTTTCGGAGGGACCACGAAATCCGAGTTCTTCAAGGAAGTGGCAGAAACATTCGCAAGGACCGGCACCCTCGAGAAAAAATACTACTGCAACTTTAGCGACCTGTTTCAATTCCGGAAAAACGACGTTTCCACCATATATTCGGCAAGTGCATTCCCCAACTACATCCTCTACGACAATACGGCATACACACCCAAGGGATGTGCTGGAGGCTTTTCGCGCCCCGTACCCAAGTTCATCGTGAACAACGTTGCACGTAAGTGCTTTGACATTCCCTATTGCACTACCGACCTGAAGGATTCCATCCGCATTGGGGAATACATGACTGATTCCATCGGCATCGGGAATATCCGCTTTATATGCCGCAAAACCGGCTGGGACATCCCCACCGACAAAGAGGTCTACACGTACAATCAACCCTGCAACAGGGAAGGCAAGTACATCTTATACGGGGGCAAGCCCATCAGCAAATCATTTGTATGCAGTCTCGACTCGGGCTGGTACGAAGCAGAAACCATCGATGCAGAAACCTTCGACGTGCCCTGCGACAAGCACGGTAAACTGTACACAAGCCCGAATAACCCGGCCAAAACCTATGTGTGCCGCAAGGAACACTTCTGCAGGAGTTACGACTTCTACAATGCTGACGCCCCCTGCATGGACGAAGGCTGGGATTACGCGAACCAGAACGACATCGAAATGTCAAAGACGGAATGCACTACCGACGGGCAGACGCAACAGAGCGAAAACGATCCGAACATGTACTACGTTTGCCAGGACGGGAGATGGAGCGAGTTCTACAACAGGCCCTGCGATACCGACAACCAACGCATCAAAATCGTCAACGAAAAAGTCTGGACAAACTTCACCGAATACATCTGCTTCAACAAGACATGGCGCCCCACGTACGAATGGCATACCGACTATCCGGCGGAATACTACTTTAACCCCGAAATTGATTACGGAAGTTTCAAGGACCCGCGCGACAACTACGTCTATCACACGATAGAATACAAGGGCCGTACATGGATTGCGGAGAACATGAAGTACGCCGGATTTACCGAAAGCGAACTCGCGAAGGAAACACGCTGCCTCGATGACAGTTGCAAGAATATCGGAAGGTACTACAGCGTGAACGTCGCGGCCAAGGTATGCCCCGAAGGGTGGAACCTCCCCGATTCCAGCGACATACTCACGCTCGGGACAAGGCAACCGGAAACCCCGCACAACATTTCGCAACTGGGCGGTACAGGGAGCAGTTATTCAGCGCCCGACACCTACGGACTGAGTTTTATACTGAGCGGAAGAATCATTGACACCGACCAGCCCTATTCACCCTGGCAAGGGTACACCGCCCTCTTATGGATGAACGAGTCCAACGAAAAAGGAGAACGACTTATCGCCAAGGTAGGGTACTACGAAGTTGAATTCTGGGGATACTACACCAATCCGCAAACCTACCGGAATACCTACCCCGATACGGACCCGACGGCATTCACCGACCAGACCTTCCTCGCGGTGCGCTGCGTGAAGAAGTAG